One genomic segment of Terriglobia bacterium includes these proteins:
- the oah gene encoding 6-oxocyclohex-1-ene-1-carbonyl-CoA hydratase has protein sequence MKDHNLTENFVPREILVEQRPVRDREGRAVPGLHNVWITLNNPAELNSYTTSTAKEVILALREASNDRAAVAVVLTGAGTRAFCSGGNTREYAEIYAGSPAEYRQYMRLFNDMVTAILHCDKPVICRVNGMRMGGGQEIGMACDFSIASDLAVFSQAGPKHGSVPDGGSTDFLPLYVGIERAMASATLCEPWSAHRFYALGGLTQIVPVLKANGKWAPNPLVVTDRYLDEFGRMALGEWKTGEEKDRAKKVLAEATVDLQLLDEAVESMCTKLLYTMPDCLTKTIESLRKHKLEHWDRNRETSRAWLALNMMTEANAGFRAFHFGTKEQREVDFVRLRQRLAEGARWGEELIEEVAPWTAKAEMAKV, from the coding sequence ATGAAAGACCACAACCTGACTGAGAATTTTGTTCCGCGTGAAATCCTGGTGGAACAGAGGCCGGTGCGCGACCGCGAAGGCCGGGCCGTTCCGGGGCTGCACAACGTGTGGATCACGTTGAACAATCCGGCCGAGCTGAACAGCTACACCACGTCCACGGCGAAAGAAGTGATCCTGGCGCTGCGCGAAGCCAGCAATGATCGCGCCGCGGTGGCCGTGGTGCTGACCGGCGCGGGCACGCGCGCCTTCTGCAGCGGCGGCAACACGCGGGAGTATGCCGAAATCTACGCCGGATCGCCGGCCGAGTATCGCCAGTACATGCGGCTGTTCAATGACATGGTCACGGCCATCCTGCATTGCGACAAGCCGGTGATCTGCCGGGTGAACGGCATGCGCATGGGCGGCGGACAGGAAATCGGCATGGCCTGCGACTTTTCCATCGCCAGCGATCTGGCCGTGTTCAGCCAGGCCGGGCCCAAGCACGGCTCCGTGCCCGATGGCGGCAGCACGGATTTTCTTCCGCTGTATGTGGGAATCGAGCGCGCCATGGCCAGCGCGACTCTGTGCGAACCCTGGAGCGCACACCGCTTCTACGCGCTGGGCGGGCTCACGCAGATTGTTCCTGTACTGAAAGCGAATGGGAAGTGGGCGCCCAATCCTCTCGTCGTCACCGACCGCTACCTCGACGAATTCGGACGCATGGCGCTGGGCGAGTGGAAGACCGGCGAAGAGAAAGATCGCGCCAAGAAAGTCTTGGCCGAGGCCACCGTTGATCTGCAGCTCCTGGACGAAGCGGTGGAGAGCATGTGCACCAAGCTGCTCTACACCATGCCGGACTGCCTGACCAAGACCATCGAGAGCCTGCGCAAGCACAAACTGGAACACTGGGACCGCAACCGCGAGACCAGTCGCGCATGGCTGGCTCTGAACATGATGACCGAGGCCAACGCGGGCTTCCGCGCATTTCACTTCGGCACCAAAGAACAGCGCGAAGTGGATTTCGTCCGGCTGCGGCAGCGCCTGGCTGAAGGCGCGCGCTGGGGAGAAGAATTGATCGAAGAAGTCGCTCCATGGACGGCGAAAGCAGAAATGGCCAAGGTGTGA
- a CDS encoding acyl-CoA dehydratase activase: MPLVAGIDCGSGFTKALVAEQDSPGSELRILGRGRARSGINVDQAANEALEQALAGNLRSDLNYIAATGFGRYNLSFRDIAITEITTAARGAYFLFPHPGAVLDIGSQTTRAIAVKENGRVNTFKSNDKCAAGSGMFIARAAKYLEVPLEQVGELSLHAAHSHPISSVCAVLAESEIINHVSSGVSVEDILRGIHDSLADRAGALLKRVGLHGELTFIGGVAHQQGMVRALEQRLNVKVNVAEDCEYVCALGAAVLGLRRLASRN; the protein is encoded by the coding sequence ATGCCGTTAGTAGCCGGAATTGATTGCGGATCAGGATTCACCAAAGCGCTGGTGGCCGAGCAGGATTCGCCGGGAAGCGAGCTGCGCATTTTGGGCCGCGGACGCGCCCGCAGCGGCATCAATGTTGATCAGGCGGCCAATGAAGCGCTGGAGCAGGCACTGGCCGGCAATCTAAGGTCGGACTTGAACTACATTGCCGCCACCGGCTTTGGACGCTACAACCTGAGCTTTCGCGACATCGCCATTACGGAGATCACCACGGCCGCGCGCGGCGCCTATTTTCTCTTTCCCCATCCCGGCGCTGTGCTGGACATTGGCAGCCAGACCACGCGGGCCATCGCCGTCAAGGAAAACGGCCGAGTGAACACTTTCAAGAGCAATGACAAGTGCGCTGCCGGCTCCGGCATGTTCATCGCCCGGGCGGCGAAATATCTGGAGGTCCCGCTGGAGCAGGTGGGCGAACTTTCCCTGCATGCCGCCCACTCGCATCCCATCAGCAGCGTATGCGCCGTGCTGGCGGAAAGCGAGATCATCAACCACGTCAGCAGCGGCGTGAGCGTGGAAGACATTTTGCGCGGCATCCATGATTCGCTCGCAGACCGCGCCGGCGCGCTGCTGAAGCGCGTGGGCCTGCACGGCGAGCTCACCTTCATCGGAGGCGTTGCCCATCAGCAAGGGATGGTGCGGGCGCTGGAGCAGCGGCTCAATGTAAAAGTGAATGTGGCCGAAGATTGTGAATACGTTTGCGCGCTGGGCGCGGCCGTGCTTGGTTTGCGCCGCCTGGCCAGCAGGAACTGA
- the had gene encoding 6-hydroxycyclohex-1-ene-1-carbonyl-CoA dehydrogenase, translated as MAIQGAYGYRLSTVGKPLDLAELPKLEPGPDEVIVKVAGCGVCHTDVGFASEGVPTRHVLPLVLGHEIAGHVVDAGAKAQLWIGQAVIVPAVIACGECPACRAGRPTTCRKQFMPGNDGDGGFATHVRVPARGLCRVPDKLPPGVSLAALSVVADAVTTPYEAIRRSGLKSGDVAVIVGAGGIGSFAVQIAAAMGAKAIAIDIDAERLELAQQYGASLILNSDRGDEKQLKASVRNFASEQAAPGSTLKIFEMSGTPAGQITAFNLLDFGAHLAIVGFTPKKVEVRLSNLMAFDATARGNWGCPAENYPAALDLVLSGKVTIEPFIERHSLTETPEVLAGVARHAFRRRVVLVPN; from the coding sequence ATGGCAATCCAGGGTGCGTATGGATACCGGCTTTCGACCGTGGGGAAACCGCTGGATCTGGCGGAGCTGCCGAAGCTTGAGCCCGGACCGGACGAGGTCATCGTTAAGGTAGCCGGATGCGGCGTGTGCCACACCGATGTAGGCTTCGCCTCAGAAGGCGTGCCCACGCGGCACGTCCTTCCTTTGGTGCTGGGCCATGAAATTGCCGGCCACGTGGTTGACGCAGGCGCCAAGGCGCAGTTGTGGATAGGGCAGGCGGTGATTGTCCCCGCGGTGATCGCTTGCGGCGAATGTCCCGCATGCCGTGCAGGCCGGCCCACCACTTGCCGCAAGCAGTTCATGCCCGGCAACGACGGCGATGGAGGCTTTGCCACGCACGTGCGCGTGCCCGCGCGCGGGCTTTGCCGCGTTCCAGACAAGCTGCCTCCGGGCGTTTCTCTGGCAGCCCTGTCCGTGGTGGCTGATGCCGTGACCACTCCTTACGAAGCAATTCGCCGTTCGGGATTGAAGTCCGGCGACGTGGCGGTGATCGTGGGCGCGGGTGGCATCGGCAGCTTCGCCGTGCAGATTGCCGCGGCGATGGGCGCCAAGGCAATCGCCATTGATATTGATGCCGAACGCCTGGAACTGGCCCAGCAGTATGGAGCGTCACTCATCCTGAATTCTGACCGGGGCGATGAGAAACAACTCAAAGCCAGCGTGCGCAACTTTGCCAGCGAGCAAGCTGCGCCCGGCTCAACGCTGAAAATTTTTGAGATGAGCGGCACTCCGGCGGGACAAATCACGGCGTTCAACTTGCTCGATTTTGGCGCGCATCTGGCCATCGTCGGCTTCACGCCGAAGAAAGTTGAAGTGCGGCTGTCAAACCTGATGGCCTTTGACGCCACGGCCCGCGGCAACTGGGGTTGTCCGGCGGAAAATTATCCCGCCGCGCTTGACCTGGTGCTCAGCGGCAAGGTCACCATCGAACCATTCATTGAGCGCCATTCGTTGACTGAAACTCCGGAAGTGCTTGCCGGAGTCGCCCGGCACGCATTCCGCCGTCGCGTGGTGCTGGTGCCAAACTAA